The following is a genomic window from Sinorhizobium fredii NGR234.
ACTCCGGTAAGCTTGCCGTCCGGTGTCGCGCCAAGCGCAATGCGTTGAAGCGTGCGCGGCCGGTGGCCGGTCGTGAAGAACATCTGCTTGCGGGTCAGCACAAGCTTGACGGCTCGCCCTGTTTGGCGCGCCGCAAGTGCCGCTAGCGTCACATGCGGCCAGGTCCTCAGACTTGTTCCAAAGGCTCCACCGATGAAGGGGCAGATGACTTCCACATTATCGACGGGCAGACCAAACACCGCGGCGATCTCGGCTTGCTCATTGACCAGATACTGGCTCTTGCTCCAAAGCGTCAGTCGATCGCCGCTCCAGGCAGCGATCGTCGCGTGCGGCTCCATGGGATTGTGGTTTTCTCGGGCAATCTCATAGGTCTCGTCGATCATGACCGGTGCCTGCGTCACCGCGGCATCGGCATCGCCCCGTGATCCGTCGGCCGACTTCGGAGCGATCCTCTCCATGGTCTGGTCTGCATGGTCGACGATCGGCCGCTTAGCCACGTATGTGATACGCAGTGCGGCCGCAGCGCGCTCGGCGTGATCGAGGTTGTCCGCAACAACGATGGCAACGGGCTGCCCGTAAAATTGCACCCGGTCGTCCTGCAAGACATGAAGGCGCTCACCCACGGCCGGGTCTATGACGCCTTTATGCGGTAGATAGGGCAGCTTCTGCGCATTGCGGTGCGTTATCACGGCGACAACGCCTGGCATGCGCTCGACCTCGGTGCTGGCGACCTCCGTCACTCGGCCGAGACCGACAGTGGCGCTGACAATCACGGCGTAGAGCTGGCCCGGTTGGTTGAAATCGGCGGCGTAACGTGCCGTGCCGGTGACCTTGGCGCGACCGTCGACACGGGTCACAGGCTTTCCAATGAAGCTCACGCTCATGCGACTTCTCCCGCCAGTTCCAGCGCCCGGACGACCGTCCGCGGCAAGAGTTCGACTTTGAATTGGTTGTGATGCAGCGGCCGCGCGCCCTGAATGGCGAGTTGCGCAGCTTCCTCGAAGGCCCGCCGTTCGGGCCGTTTTCCCACCAACGCGGCCTCGCAATCGCGAAGACGCCAGGGCCGCGTGCCGACCCCGCCCACCGCAAGACGTACCTGACGGATCACGCCATCTGCGACCAGGAGGGCGACCGCCGCCGACACCAGCGCGAATTCGTAGGAAGCGCGGTCGCGGACCTTCAGATAGCGCGCATGGCGACTGTGAGGCCCACCGGGGACACGTATTTCGACGATGAGTTCGCCTGGAAGCAATGTGTGTTCGAGATGCGGCGTGTCGCCCGGCAGCCGGAAGAGTTCTTCAACCGGGAAGCTGCGCTCGCCCTGCGGCCCTCGCACCCGCATCGTCGCATCGAGAGCCACGAGGGCGACGGCGACGTCGGAAGGGTGGGTGGCAACGCAGTAATCGCTCGTGCCAAGGATCGCATGACCGGAGTTCAAGCCGTCGATCGCGGCGCAGCCGGAGCCGGGCGCACGCTTGTTGCAGCCGGCATCCAGCATGCGGAAATATGGACATCGCACCCGCTGCAGCAGGTTGCCGCCCATCGACGCCATGTTCCGCAGTTGGGGGGACGCGCCCTCGATCAGGCTTTCCGCGATCAGCGGTTGCAGGCGCTGGACGTTCGGATCCGCGGCAACCTCGGCCATGCGCGCCAGCGCGCCGATGACCAGATCGTCACCCTCAATACGGATGCCGCCGAACGGAAGGCTGTTGATGTCGATGAGCCGCTCCGGACGCTCGACCTCCTCGCGCATCAAGTCGACAAGCGTCGTGCCGCCGGCAATGAAGCGCGCGCCGGAAGCGGCCGCCGCGATCGCGTCTTCGGTGCTAAGTGGCTTCTCCAACGTGAAGGGGAACATGGCTCAGCTCCTCCCGGCCGCGTCGGCGACGGCTGCGACGATGCCTGGATAGGCACCGCAGCGACAGATATTGCCGCTCATCCAGAACTGTATTTCCTCCGGCGAGCCGGCGTGGCCTTCGGCAATGCAGCCGAGACCGGACATGATTTGGCCGGGCGTGCAGAATCCGCACTGCAACCCGTCGTGCTCCACGAAGGCTTCCTGGAGGGGATGAAGGGCGCCGTCCTTCTCGACCCCCTCGATCGTTTCGATCCGGGCGCCGTCGTACATGGATGCCAATGTGAGGCAGGAGACGATGCGTTTGCCGTTCACAAGAACGGTGCACGCGCCGCAGGCACCTTGGTTGCAACCTTTCTTCGTGCCGGTCAGATCGAGAGTCTCGCGCAGGACGTCCAGCACCGACTGGCGCGGGTCGACAGTCAGCGTGTGGCCGCGACCGTTCACGGTCAGCGTCAAGGTCACGGCGGCAGCGGCAGGGGCATTCGTCGCTGCAGCCGAACCAGGCGGCAATGCGGCAAGTGCCGCTGCCGCGGCTGTTGCCTGAAGCGCCTCCCGGCGCGAGATGCGGGGTCCCGATAAGTGCAGTGCTGACGGATTCTCGGCCATGGAGGAACCTCTTCTGCAACTGGAGTGATCGATCGCGGCAAAGAATAGGGGCGACGCTGCCGCGGCACTGTCGCGATCTTTTGAAGTTGTCTGAAAGTTGCGATGATCGGTGGCCCAACTTCAGAGCCGCCTGCGGAACTCGCTCGGTGTCAGGCCGACGACCTTGCGAAAGCTCGCCGAGAAAGAGGACTGTGTTTCGTATCCCACGATGAGAGCGATATCGATGATGCGCAGCGCTCGGTCCTTCAGCAGCGTCTTGGCATGGGCGATCCGCTGGTGGGTCAGCCAGCCGTATGGCGTATGCCCGGTGGCCATCCGGAAGGCCGTGCAGAAATGAAAGCGGCTCAAACTGACCAGATCCGCGAGCTCCTGAATCCGGATATTCGCCGCAAGATTTTCGCGCATGTAGGTCGTCACGCGCCTGACTTGCCAGTTCGACAGGCCGCGCCGCGGCCCAGGCGAGATTGGCACCGAAGTTGCGGAGTGGGCTCTGAGGAGCTGAAGGCATGCAAGATCGAGAAGTTGCTCGATGAACAGGTGCGATATCGCATCGCCCGAACTGATTTCGTCGTTGATCAACGTCATGATCGTGAACAGCTTGGGGTCGCTGAAATGCACGCGGCCGAGAAGGTCGGGTTCCCGACCATTTCCCACCTGATCCGAGCAGGCGAGAAAGCGGCTACGCCCCAGGAAGGCGTTCGAGACCTCGACGGCACCATCCACGCGCCAGAACCCTCTATGCCCTCTCGGCCAGAACGATATCATCCCGGACCTTGCCGGAGCAGAAATCGTTTGCCGGCCGATCTTCACCGAGGCGGTGCCGGTACCGGCATATGTCGCGGAAAGAATGTGATCTTCGAGGGCCGGCAGATCGTATTCGAATGGCTTGTTATGCCAGCGGCCGACGAGCCGTGTGTCGCCGGAAAACGCCTCTGGAACGACAGGGGGCGATACGCCTCCTTGCAAACGGCGAACGTGAACCGTCGTATCCGCAAGCGCATGTCCGCCCATGGAGGACATCTCCTATCGATCTGCAGGAGCCTGTGTCTCCTGTGACGCTTAGCATTTCTCGCGGCGATCGATAAGTCACACTTTTGTCGGGCGCTGCTGACGTGGGCATTCGCCCCGTTCTGATTGTCAAGGACGATGGCTCCGTTGGCCTCATTGCGAACGGAGCCTCGGAGGAGGGATCAGGCGGCTATCTCGTCCTTCGGGAAATCCGTGGAGAGCGCAAGTTCGCGCCACTCGGCAAGCTCCCTGGCTACACCGGCATTCTGCTCCTCGATCACGGCGACCGTGTCGCTTCCGAAGGGCATGCGGAGCGGCGGGTTGGCCGCGTTGACCAGGGTGGCGATCCCGGCGGCAAGCTTCACCGGATTGCCCGGCTGAGAACGGTTCGCCTGGGCCGCAAAGGTGCGCATGTCGCCTGCCGGCGTGCCGACATAGTCGGGGATTGCAGCCGCACTGACCGACAGCGAGTTGTCGGCGAGAAAATCGGTGCGGAAGAACCCGGGCTCGACGATCGTCACCTTGATGCCGAATGGCTTGAGTTCGGCCGCAAGTGACTCCGAAAGCCCTTCGACGGCGAACTTGGTGGAACCGTAAACGCCCCAGCCGGGATAACCGAAGTATCCGCCGACAGACGAGAAATTCAGAACATGACCAGCACGCTGGCGGCGCATGTACGGTAGTACGGCACGCGTGACCTTCAGCAATCCGAAGACATTGGTGGCATAGAGCTTCTCAACTTCCTCTGCCGTCGCTTCCTCGACTGCGCCGAGCAGACCATAACCGGCATTGTTGACGAGGATGTCAATGCGGCCGAAGCGCTCGATGGCCTTTGCGGCCGCGTCCTTCGCCTGGGCTTCGTTCGTGACGTCGAGTGCGACGGCGAGAAGATTGGGGTTATCGCCAAACTGCTCGACGACGGTGCTTGAATTGCGGGCGGTAGCGACCACGGCGTCGCCGGCTGCCAGTGCTTCTTTGGTCATCAGCGCGCCGAAGCCGCGGGATGCACCAGTGATGAACCAGACCTTCATGACACGTTCCTTTTAGGGTCGATTCGGCCTTTCAAAGCCGATGTGGTTGTTCGCGTCCGCATCTCTGTGCTGACGGGCTGAATTTGACCTAAATCGTTCTGATGCATAAGGTTTGTTATTTTCGAGACTATGATGAGCGGTGTTCAGTAATGCGCGCGTCCGAGCTTTCCGAACTTGCAGCCTTTGCGGCCGTCGCCCGTCACAAGAGCTTTCGAATGGCGGGCGAGGAGAGGGGCGTTACGGCTTCGGCAATAAGCCACGCGATCCTCAATCTCGAGAACCGGATCGGTGTTCGGCTCTTGAATCGCACGACGCGCAGCGTCTCGCTGACGGAAGCAGGCGACCTCTTGCAATCGTATCTCGATCCGGCTTTCGGCGAGATCACATCCGCGCTCGATGCGCTGAACAGATTTCGCGACACGCCCTTTGGCCGGGTCAGAATCAATGTGCCGAACTCTGTCGCCCCATTTGTGATTGGCCACGTCATCGGGCCTTTGCTCGCGAAGAATCCCAACCTGCAACTGGAAGTCAGCGCCACCGATCGCCTGGTTGATATCGTCAAGGAGGGTTTCGATGCTGGCATAAGGTTCGGGGAGCGGGTGAGCGAGGGGATGATTGCAGTGCGCATCAAGCCACAGCTGCGCCTCGTCGTCGTCGGCTCGCCCGCCTATTTCGAGCGGCGGTCGGTGCCGATCACACCGCACGACCTCAAACGCCATTTCTGCATCCAGAATATGTTCCCTTCCGGGGCCAGATATGCCTGGGACTTTAAGAAGGGCGGACAGTCGGTGAGCTTCCAGCCGACCGGGCCCCTTTCGCTTGACGATCACGAGTTGATGGTTGAGGCCGCGCTCAGCGGTGTGGCGCTCGCCTATGTCTGGGAAAACCGTGTGCAAAAGCACATTGCAGACGGTGAACTCGTGCAAGTTCTGGACGACTGGTGTCAGCCGGAGGAGCCCCTTTACCTCTACTACCCCAGTCGGCGCCACTTATCTGCGGGTTTCCGTGCTTTGATCGATGCGATGAAGGGGCCAGTGTGAATCTATCGCGCGGTTTGCTTGCTGCGTCCTACCGCTGGGCAGCAGGCGCTCGAGGCGGGCGCGCTCGGTCGTCTGTAGTGGGTCGAATTTACCCGTTCCCATGCGTCTCGGAAGGGTGGTGAGCGGAAGTTTAAGCCGCAAAAAGCAGCTACTGCTGATCGCGATCAAAGCAGACTTACACTCTTAGGAGGCTAAAGTTCTTCACCACCGATAGAACCTCCTTGTACGGAAGCGTCGTGGCGCCGGCGACAGCGACGGAGATAGGGCGGCAACAGCGATCGGCAGCACCGCCGTCCGGTTGGATTGTCGAAAGCTTGCGCGTCGCCTCGAACAACTGGCTCGAATCGGGGATGTTGTCGGCCGGCCCGGGAGTGGGATCTTCAAAGACGTTCGTGGCCGAGCCCTTGCGTTCGGCCCGCCTGGTGATTCGCGCGTCATTTGCACGCCGGGTTCAACCTCAGTTCCACACGCGGTTGACAGCGTCAAATGCAATCTTGATAGCCGGATCGTCCATGCGCGCACCCAAGCACACGAAACTCAAAGCCGTTTCGATTGCGACCTTGTCGGCAATTACAAGACCGTGTGCTTGCTGCTCATGTAGTGCAAGGGATTCTCGGCAGAGGCTTAGCCCAAGACCCGTGCGGACCATCGCAAGCATGGATGGCTCCTGATCGACGGATGCGACGATGTTTTGGCGGACCCCTAGCTTTCCAAACACCTCGCTTAAAAGGCGATTGTGGACGGACGCGTGCGGCGTGCCGATCCACGGCAGGGCCGCAAGGGCAACCCAGTCCTGTCCACGTACAAAAGCCGCGAGCGATGGCGGCGCGACGACGCGGTAGGTCAGTCGGGCCAGTTCGCGAACGTGAAAGAGGCTGTCGCTTCCGTCCGCAGTGGCGCTTGCCACTGGATCGAAGTCTCTGATATCGCCAAGGAAAAAGCCGACATCCAGTTCGTTTCGCCGGAGCCCTTCCGGCACATCGCCGCTCATGCCGTGGCGAAGCTCCGTTTCGATCCCAGGTCCGCTGTCGACGAGGGCCTTCAGAAAACCGCCAAGCCTGGTGAACTCCGGATCGATGATCGTGCCGATCCTGAGCTTGCCGCGCACCTGCGCGCCTAAATGTCGGGCCGTCTGCCCGAAATCTTGGAGAGCGGCGAACACCTGTTCGGCCTTCGCGGCCAGCAACGCGCCCTGATGGGTCAGTTCCAATCCCTTGGACGTGCGCCGGAACAGGGTGACGCCTGTATCGGAGGCAAGACGTTTCAGGTGCTGGCTGAGAGCGGGCTGGGTGAGGTGCAGTTGCTCGGAAGCGCGCGTGACATTTCCTTCGCGAGCCACCGCAACAAACGCTCTCAGGGTCTTCAAGTCGATCGGGTGAGGCATATTAGTCCCGCTTATAATGTTTTGTCGCACTTCTAATTGGATTTCTCTCGGATTCAAGTTTTATCTGAGAAAGGACGAGGGAGGCGTGGGAAATGAGCCTATTACCGATCGATCTTTATAAGCCTGTGTCTCGATGCGCAGGAGCGTTCGCCCGATGAAACAGACGTCCGCCGTGCGCGACAACAATCTGGAGTTCGACTACATCGTCGTCGGTGGAGGCTCTGCCGGCTGCCTGCTGGCAAACCGTCTCAGCCGCGATCCCGCGACGCGCGTGCTTTTGCTGGAAGCGGGCAGGAAGGATGATTATCCCTGGATCCATATCCCTGTCGGCTACCTCTATTGCATCGGCAATCCGCGCACCGATTGGCTATTCAAGACCGAGCCGGACGCCGGGCTGAATGGCCGGTCGCTACGCTATCCCCGCGGCAAGACGCTCGGCGGCTGCTCCTCCATCAATGGCATGATCTATATGCGCGGGCAGGCCCGCGACTTTGACGGCTGGGCCGCGGCAACGGGAGACGATGCCTGGTCGTGGGAGAATTCTCTGCCGGACTTCAAAGCCCATGAGGATCACTACCGCCTGGACGGCGGCGCGGATTATCAGACGGGCGGCAACAGTCGGTTCTCCGACATGCACGGTCATGGCGGTGAATGGCGTGTCGAGAAGCAGCGGCTGAAATGGGACATCCTGGAGTCCTTTGCCGAGGCGGCCGTTCAGGCCGGCATCCCGCGTTCGGACGATTTCAACAGCGGTGACAATGAAGGCGTCGGCTATTTCGAAGTGAATCAGAGATCCGGCTGGCGCTGGAATACGTCGAAAGCCTTCCTCCGCCCTGCCAAAACTCGGCCGAACCTCAGCATCTGGACGCAGTCGCATGTCGAGAGGCTGATGTTGGAGACGGACGCTTCAGGGCGCACGCGCTGCGCCGGCGTCGTTCTGAGCCGTCGGGGGGACAGGGTGGAGGTACGCGCCAAGAAGGAGGTCATCCTTTCCGCCGGCGCGATCGGCTCTCCGCATATCTTGCAATTGTCGGGCATTGGGCCGGCACACCTGCTGAAGCGCCACGGCATAGAGGTGGTGCATGATCTACCTGGCGTGGGAGAAAACCTGCAGGATCACTTGCAGATTCGCGCCGTCTACAAGGTCGGCAATGCGAAAACACTGAACACGATTGCCAACAGCCTGATAGGGAAGGCGATGATCGGGCTTGAATATGCATTACGGCGCAGCGGCCCGATGAGCATGGCGCCCTCCCAACTTGGCGCCTTCACCCGGTCGGATGCAGCGCAGGCCCACGCCAATCTGGAATTTCATGTCCAGCCGCTCAGCCTCGATGCCTTCGGCGAGCCGCTGCACCGCATTCCCGCCTTTACCGCGAGCGTCTGCAACCTCAATCCGACGAGTGTCGGAACCGTCCGGCTGCGCTCCGGCAAGGCCAGCGATGCACCGGCGATCGCGCCGAACTATCTCAGCACGGAAGACGACCGGCGGATTGCCGCCGACAGCATCCGCCAGATCCGCAGGATCGTGACGCAGTCGGCTCTTGCGAAATATCGGCCGGAGGAGTGGAAGCCTGGCCCCCAGTTCCAGAGCGACGAAGAACTCGCCAAGCTCGCCGGGGACATCGCCAACACGATTTTCCATCCTGTCGGGACGACAAAGATGGGGCGCGATGACGATCCGACGGCGGTGGTCGACAGTCGCCTGCGGGTGAGAGGAATCGCCGGCCTTCGTGTCGTCGACGCGGGCATCATGCCAAAAATCACCAGCGGCAACACGAATGCCCCGACGCTGATGATTGCGGAAAAGACGGCGCGCTGGATCGTTGAAGAAGCCCGGCAGCTCGCATGAAATACTTTGGGAGGACACTTCAATGACATCGATCTCGCGTTCGGCGCTTCCGCTTTCCGGCGTTCGGGTGGTCGACTTCGGCCAATATATCGCCGGGCCAGCGGTGGCCATGATCCTCGGCGATCTCGGCGCAACCGTCGTGCATGTCGACCCACCCGGAGGTCCCATGTGGGACAATCCCGCCAACGCAATCCTCAATCGCAACAAGCTGATCGTCACCATCGATCTGAAGACCGCGCATGGGCTTGAAGAGGCGAGGGCGCTCATTGCCGGAGCCGATGTTGTCATCGAGAATTTCCGCCCCGGCGTCATGGCCCGGCTCGGCCTCGATTTTGAAGCGTTGCGCACGGTGCGCCCGGAGCTGATTACCCTGTCGATCCCCGGTTTTGGCTCCAACGACCAGTTGCGCCGCGATTGGCGGGCTTTCGAAACGGTGATCGCGGCGTCCTCCGGTGTCTTCACCGATATGGGGCTGAACCGGGTGTTGATGGGCATCAACCCGTCCTTCTCGCCGCTGCCGTTGGCCTCCGCCTATGGCACAATGCTGGCGGCCTCCGCGACGGTGCTCGCGCTCCAGGCACGGGAACGCACCGGCCACGGCGACCATATCGAGGTGCCACTGGCAAGCGCGGTGATGGAGGGGCTCTCCTACAACTCGATCAAGATCGACGACTATCCGCTGCGCTACCAGACCCAACGCGAGCGAGAGATCGAGCGGCGGCAGCGCGAAGGCTTGCCGATGGACATGTCCTACGAGGACCTCCAGCAGTTTCTGGATCCCTTCTATCGCAGCTACCTGTGCAGCGATGGGCGCATGTTCTACGTCGTCTGCCCCAGCCACAGGAATCATGCAAAGCGCTGCCTGCAGGCCCTGGGCCTCTACGATGAGCTCGCCGCCGAGGGTCTTCGCGAAGAGGAAGACACTTACCTGCCGGTTTCGCAGTGGTCTTCGGATGTCTCGCTGGGCGTTTACCCCCTGCCGAAACACTGGGCCGACAAAATCGCGGCTCGGATGAAAGAGGTTTTCCTGACGAAGACGGCGGCAGAGTGGGAACGCATTTTTGGGGAAGGTCTGTTTCCGGGCGCGCCGCAGCGCTGGCTGAAGGAGTGGATCAGCGATGATCACGCCAACGCCGCGGGGCTGATGATCGAGGTCGACGATCCGGTTTACGGACGCATGACGCAGCCGGGGCCTTTGACTTGGCTCCAGGAAAGCGCCGAAGCCATGCTTACGCCGCAACCGCGACGGTGGGGATCTGTCGATGAAGCGGTGGAACTGCTGTCCCGCACGGGCTCGTTGAAGATACCGGCCGCGACGTCGAGCAACTCCGGAGGCTGGCTGGATGGCGTAAAGGTGCTCGACCTGTGCAACGTCATAGCCGGTCCCCATTCGGTCGCCTATCTCGCCCGCTTCGGGGCGGAGGTCATCAAGATCGACCCCGCCAAGCCGCTTTACGACTGCTGGAATACCGTGATTTTCGGCATGTCGCATATGTGCGGCAAGCAGTCAGTTCTCTTGAATATCGGCTCGCCCGACGGGCGAGTGGTCTTCGAGCACTTGGTAAAATCCGTTGATGTCGTGGTCTGGAACGCCACCGATCGGCAAGTGAAGTGGATGGGCCTCGATGCCGAGAGCCTGGAGGCGCTCAATCCGAATGCGATCTTCTGCCAGCTCGACTGCTTCGGCGGCGTGAGGAAGGGGCCGCGCACCGACTATCTCGGCTATGACGATCTGGTCCAGTCGGCAACGGGCATCATGCTGCGTTTTGGCGGATCGATGCAGACGCCGGAAGAGCATGCGCATGTTGGCACGATCGATGTCATGTGCGGCTTTGGAGCCGCTCTGGGTGTGGCGGCTGCCCTCTATCAGAAATCGAAGACGGGTATCGTCGGCCGGCCACGGACTTCCCTTTCGGCGCTGA
Proteins encoded in this region:
- a CDS encoding FAD binding domain-containing protein produces the protein MFPFTLEKPLSTEDAIAAAASGARFIAGGTTLVDLMREEVERPERLIDINSLPFGGIRIEGDDLVIGALARMAEVAADPNVQRLQPLIAESLIEGASPQLRNMASMGGNLLQRVRCPYFRMLDAGCNKRAPGSGCAAIDGLNSGHAILGTSDYCVATHPSDVAVALVALDATMRVRGPQGERSFPVEELFRLPGDTPHLEHTLLPGELIVEIRVPGGPHSRHARYLKVRDRASYEFALVSAAVALLVADGVIRQVRLAVGGVGTRPWRLRDCEAALVGKRPERRAFEEAAQLAIQGARPLHHNQFKVELLPRTVVRALELAGEVA
- a CDS encoding (2Fe-2S)-binding protein, with protein sequence MAENPSALHLSGPRISRREALQATAAAAALAALPPGSAAATNAPAAAAVTLTLTVNGRGHTLTVDPRQSVLDVLRETLDLTGTKKGCNQGACGACTVLVNGKRIVSCLTLASMYDGARIETIEGVEKDGALHPLQEAFVEHDGLQCGFCTPGQIMSGLGCIAEGHAGSPEEIQFWMSGNICRCGAYPGIVAAVADAAGRS
- a CDS encoding helix-turn-helix domain-containing protein, coding for MKIGRQTISAPARSGMISFWPRGHRGFWRVDGAVEVSNAFLGRSRFLACSDQVGNGREPDLLGRVHFSDPKLFTIMTLINDEISSGDAISHLFIEQLLDLACLQLLRAHSATSVPISPGPRRGLSNWQVRRVTTYMRENLAANIRIQELADLVSLSRFHFCTAFRMATGHTPYGWLTHQRIAHAKTLLKDRALRIIDIALIVGYETQSSFSASFRKVVGLTPSEFRRRL
- a CDS encoding oxidoreductase, whose translation is MKVWFITGASRGFGALMTKEALAAGDAVVATARNSSTVVEQFGDNPNLLAVALDVTNEAQAKDAAAKAIERFGRIDILVNNAGYGLLGAVEEATAEEVEKLYATNVFGLLKVTRAVLPYMRRQRAGHVLNFSSVGGYFGYPGWGVYGSTKFAVEGLSESLAAELKPFGIKVTIVEPGFFRTDFLADNSLSVSAAAIPDYVGTPAGDMRTFAAQANRSQPGNPVKLAAGIATLVNAANPPLRMPFGSDTVAVIEEQNAGVARELAEWRELALSTDFPKDEIAA
- a CDS encoding LysR family transcriptional regulator, which translates into the protein MRASELSELAAFAAVARHKSFRMAGEERGVTASAISHAILNLENRIGVRLLNRTTRSVSLTEAGDLLQSYLDPAFGEITSALDALNRFRDTPFGRVRINVPNSVAPFVIGHVIGPLLAKNPNLQLEVSATDRLVDIVKEGFDAGIRFGERVSEGMIAVRIKPQLRLVVVGSPAYFERRSVPITPHDLKRHFCIQNMFPSGARYAWDFKKGGQSVSFQPTGPLSLDDHELMVEAALSGVALAYVWENRVQKHIADGELVQVLDDWCQPEEPLYLYYPSRRHLSAGFRALIDAMKGPV
- a CDS encoding LysR family transcriptional regulator — protein: MPHPIDLKTLRAFVAVAREGNVTRASEQLHLTQPALSQHLKRLASDTGVTLFRRTSKGLELTHQGALLAAKAEQVFAALQDFGQTARHLGAQVRGKLRIGTIIDPEFTRLGGFLKALVDSGPGIETELRHGMSGDVPEGLRRNELDVGFFLGDIRDFDPVASATADGSDSLFHVRELARLTYRVVAPPSLAAFVRGQDWVALAALPWIGTPHASVHNRLLSEVFGKLGVRQNIVASVDQEPSMLAMVRTGLGLSLCRESLALHEQQAHGLVIADKVAIETALSFVCLGARMDDPAIKIAFDAVNRVWN
- a CDS encoding GMC family oxidoreductase produces the protein MKQTSAVRDNNLEFDYIVVGGGSAGCLLANRLSRDPATRVLLLEAGRKDDYPWIHIPVGYLYCIGNPRTDWLFKTEPDAGLNGRSLRYPRGKTLGGCSSINGMIYMRGQARDFDGWAAATGDDAWSWENSLPDFKAHEDHYRLDGGADYQTGGNSRFSDMHGHGGEWRVEKQRLKWDILESFAEAAVQAGIPRSDDFNSGDNEGVGYFEVNQRSGWRWNTSKAFLRPAKTRPNLSIWTQSHVERLMLETDASGRTRCAGVVLSRRGDRVEVRAKKEVILSAGAIGSPHILQLSGIGPAHLLKRHGIEVVHDLPGVGENLQDHLQIRAVYKVGNAKTLNTIANSLIGKAMIGLEYALRRSGPMSMAPSQLGAFTRSDAAQAHANLEFHVQPLSLDAFGEPLHRIPAFTASVCNLNPTSVGTVRLRSGKASDAPAIAPNYLSTEDDRRIAADSIRQIRRIVTQSALAKYRPEEWKPGPQFQSDEELAKLAGDIANTIFHPVGTTKMGRDDDPTAVVDSRLRVRGIAGLRVVDAGIMPKITSGNTNAPTLMIAEKTARWIVEEARQLA
- a CDS encoding CoA transferase, coding for MTSISRSALPLSGVRVVDFGQYIAGPAVAMILGDLGATVVHVDPPGGPMWDNPANAILNRNKLIVTIDLKTAHGLEEARALIAGADVVIENFRPGVMARLGLDFEALRTVRPELITLSIPGFGSNDQLRRDWRAFETVIAASSGVFTDMGLNRVLMGINPSFSPLPLASAYGTMLAASATVLALQARERTGHGDHIEVPLASAVMEGLSYNSIKIDDYPLRYQTQREREIERRQREGLPMDMSYEDLQQFLDPFYRSYLCSDGRMFYVVCPSHRNHAKRCLQALGLYDELAAEGLREEEDTYLPVSQWSSDVSLGVYPLPKHWADKIAARMKEVFLTKTAAEWERIFGEGLFPGAPQRWLKEWISDDHANAAGLMIEVDDPVYGRMTQPGPLTWLQESAEAMLTPQPRRWGSVDEAVELLSRTGSLKIPAATSSNSGGWLDGVKVLDLCNVIAGPHSVAYLARFGAEVIKIDPAKPLYDCWNTVIFGMSHMCGKQSVLLNIGSPDGRVVFEHLVKSVDVVVWNATDRQVKWMGLDAESLEALNPNAIFCQLDCFGGVRKGPRTDYLGYDDLVQSATGIMLRFGGSMQTPEEHAHVGTIDVMCGFGAALGVAAALYQKSKTGIVGRPRTSLSALTGLAQIPFCYEYEGRGPFDEPSGRDIKGYDALSRLYETGSGDYILLCATEADLPRLVTVEGLERLASVAVPDREGWLARAFMSAPAETWQHRLLQADVGVSLCENIETIRARSARVSDGTPGTDRGSYSFSIFPDHPSGHTVTQLDPFAIRPAVGKVIAVTPAEKYGASTRSVLKALNYTDAEIDRMIASGTASETWSAEYLPS